The Deefgea tanakiae DNA segment TCGGGGCTGCTCGGGTTTTCTGCCGCAGCTAGCGCTTGCGTATAAAATTGGTGTTGCCCCGCTTTGGGTTTGTGCGCCGTTTCGGCGGTGAGCATTAAATGCCCCAAGATGCCATTTTGCCGCGCATTGACGCGAAAATTGTAATTGGAATAGTTGCTGCCTAAATATTGCGCCATCAGTGGTTGCGCGTAGGCCGACATTTTTCCCGTACTATCCAGCTGCATCCCCACTAAAACACACAAGATGAGCGCCAAGCCAACTCGGCGTTTGCTAAAACTAGGGTGCCGCCATAGGCCATACGCGAGCGCTGCCAGCAAAATCAGCGCATACGCCCAAATATGCCAATCCATATAGCCGGTGAGCGCCATGCCTTGGCCCACTTCAAATAAATCAGCACCGAGTAAAGGCTCGCTGGTTGCGACTTCTTTTATATAAGAAATATTCAGCAACAGCCCTTCAAGCGCCAAAGTGGCGACTACCGCAGCCCAGCGCTGCAAAAAAGCGGCGAAGAAGAAATACAGCAGCAGTGAAAAGCCGACGCGAGGCATATTCCATTGCGTATCCACCCAGATACGCCCTGCAATCAGCGCCAAAATAGGCAATGCAATTGGTATGCAGCGTTGTGCGAGCGGGCTGGAGAAAAAAGCGGGTAGTTTCACTAGCAAACAATCATGACGAAATAAAGTCGGAATTATAAAGCTTTGATGAATTTTTGTAGTTGTGAAATAAGACCGACTGATTAAAGGCATTGGCTTGTTGCGCTGCTACCGGTGAGAATCTGCATCAGTAAGTATTAGTACTTACTGATGCAGATTTGCTTACAAGCTATAATCAATCTGAGTTATTTCCTTTCAGATCAATGAATTGACCGCGCAACGTTCAATTTTTCAAGTTAAGAACGAATTTCACTTCCTTCCATCTGCTCTAGAGTGCCTTGTGAGTGGTTTTCGAATTGATCGACACAATTCGGTCTATGTTGAAGTACGTTGACCTTCTCTAGCGTTCCTTTGGAGTGGCGCATGTTGTTTCGGCCAAGCAGCCATTTATCTCGCGGTTTTACTTTAATCGAGGCCATGATTGTGGTCGTGATTTTAGGGATATTGCTGGCCATCGCCTTGCCGTCTTTTACGCAAATGATCGCGAAAAAAAATACCATTAGCGCCGCAGAAGCAGTGCTGTCGGCCATCAATTTGGCGCGCAGTGAAGCGATCCGTTCAAACCGAAATTCTTATATGGTGGTCGATAGCGGTACAGCATGGTGTGTGGGGGTTGGGCGCACTAAAGGTACGCCGAGCAGCCCATGCAGTTGTCAACCGGGCGCAACGACGGTGTGCGATTTGGCCAATTACACTGTAGCTGATGGGAAAAGGACCACCTTGGCGAACACCGGCTTTGATGCGATTCAATTTGACACGGTACGTGGTTTTCCTTTGAGTAAAACGTCAACGGTGTTGACGAGCAATCAGGTCATTACATTAACTAGCCAAAACAATAGTCAAATGGCGATTACCGTTACCTTAAATCCAGTGGGGCGCGTTAAATCCTGCGGCAAAACGGCAATGGCGGGGTTTCCAGCATGCCCATAGTTCATTCAATGCGCCGAGCACGTGGTTTTAATTTGATTGAGCTGATGGTCGCGATGACCATTGGGATTTTTTTACTACTCGGCGCGAGTACATTTTTCGTCAATATGCTGAAAAGTACCGGTGACAATCTCACTCGCAATAAATTGGATGCGGAATTGCGCCTTGCGCTGCAATTTATTAGTAATGATGTCAAACGCGCTGGTTATTACCAAGGTAAGCCTTCTTTAGATACTGCCGATCTAGCTGCGCTGACTGCGGCGAGCATTACGGGTAATGGAATCAATGTGGTGAACGCCTCGGTGAATCCAGATACGTTTTTGCGTATGTATCGGCCCAGTGTAACGCCTGCGGGTAGCTGTCTATTGTATGGCTATAACCGTAATGGCAATTTGATCGGGGGTAATCGGGTCGATCAGTATGACGATGGTGAGTTAACGGGCATTCGCTTGAGTAATGGGGTGTTGCAAGTCAGAACTTCATGCGCAGCTTGTGCGTATACCAGTTGTTCGGCTGGGACTTGGAGTGATCTTACAGATAGTGCCTTGATTGAAATTACGGCGCTGAGCTTTAGCAATGGCGATGTGGTGTGTAACGGTTCGACTCCACCTGCGGCTCAATGTCCGTGGCCAAGTGGCTCGCCCTTATTGTCATTGAACGTCACCATCAGTGGACGTTTAAAAACAAAACCGACCGAAGTGAGGCAACTATTCACTCAAGTTTGGTTAGAAAACCAAGTCATTGCGTTTCCATGAGGTCGATGATGCGAAAAGCTGAGCAAGGCATGGCGACCTTATTTACCAGCATTATGATTCTAGTGCTGCTGACGGGCATTTTGGGCTATCTCAATCGTGGCTTATTTATTGAGCAAAAGTCGATTTCTAATCAAACTTGGAATCTACAAGCTAAACAAGCTGCCGAGGCGGGTATTGGCTATTTCATTGCGAATATTCAGCGCGATAAGACGGTCTATCTCGACAGTAGCAATGTCATGTTGGCTGCTCAACAATCGGCAATTGATGGTAAAGGCAATTTGGTATTTGCAGAAAATAAGGTCATCGGTAGTTTGACTGCATTGGGTCGAGCCAGCGCATTTTATTTTCAGGTTCGTCAAATCGATAGTAAAACGCTCAGAATCGCCAGCACCGGTTTTGCCGATTGCAGCTCACCGAGTGGTACGTTTGCGAATTGGTCGAATACTTGCTCAGCCAGAGTGGTTATTACGCAGGATTTGAATCTTGCCGCGGTGGGGCTGGAAAATTCTTTGACGGTGAAAGGGCGTGTCGACGTTTGGGGGGCGGTCGATGTCAGTATGCGCTCTGATGCGCCGCTTAAAGGCGTTACGCTGAATACGGGTGGCACGGCCACTGGTGCTCCAGCGCAATTTCGCAATGAAAAACAAGGCTGGGCAGATGATAGTAAAAAAAGTGATAGTACTTTGGCCAGCACGAGTAATGGCGATTTGTTTTACAGTGTGTTTGGTCAACAGCCCAGTCAATATCTAGATACCAGCAAATTCACCCGTTATCAAACCTCGGGCGGTCAAACGACGGCCGCTTACGACAACAGTACCTATCGCCGACTGAGCGTGGCGGAGTTTAATGCGGAATGCCAAAATAAAAATAGTGAGTTAAGACGGCCATATCGACCTAAATCGTATACGCCAACGTATGTGGCGGGGCCGGATGCGAGCTTTAGCAAAACCCCGCGGGGTGCGGTGTATTGGATCGACCCTTCGCTGGATGTCGGTTCCGGTGGTCAGATCAATCTAATGGCAGGGCAAAATTGTGTTGCTGGTTATAGTCAGACTCTAACAGCCGATAATGGGACTGATGCCTTGCCCGGTTCTCCGGGAACACCTGTCCCTGCTTTATCCAGTTCTGATTTTATTCCCTTGGCGGCAGGAGATCCCGCGATTGGCAATGCGACTTTGGCGGCGGGTTATTCCTACAATCGAGGTGTAACATTGATTTTTGGCGGCAATGTCATCTTGCCATCGAAGTCTCGTTTGTTAACCTATGGTGCAACTTATGTGCGTGGGAATTTGAATTTTACTGGGGCGATGCAAATTAATGGGGCGGGGATTGTCGAGGGAGATTTAATCGGCAATGGCTCTTTTGCGACGAAAACTGAATTGCGTCATTTGCAAGGTTTGAATATTTTGTCGAATTTCTCGGTATCCAGACAAGCGGGGCGTTGGCGTGATTATGTCCAATAAGCCGAGCTATCGATCGCAAATTGGCGTGGGTTTAATTGAAGTACTGATTTCGCTGCTGATTTTGGCGGGCGGTTTTCTGGCGCTTACTCGGTTTCAAGCGCAATTAACTCAGAATCAAGCGATTGCAATGCAGCGCGCCGAGGCCACTTTAATTGCCGACCAATTTATGAGCCAATTAGTGGGGGTGTTAAACGGTAAAGTCTCGGTGCCAACCTCGAGTACGACTGGGCGAGTGAATGGCATCAATGCCACGTATGAGATTCATTGGCTGACAGTGACCAAATCCAGTGCCAGCCCAAGCACCTTCAACAACAATACCAATTGCGCTTCGTCGTGCGATGTTTTGCGAGTGGATGTGGTGGTCTATTGGAATGATGCTGCTGGCGGCAGAAATAATGTGAGTTTGAGTCGTTTATTGTCAATGCGATAGTGATTTTCTTGGTATTGCCATCCACCCTTTGTTTTATAATGGATGTATGGCAATACATCTAGATTAAAATAATTGATGTACTTGTATCGCTTGTTTTTCGCTGGCCTGCCAAGCTTGCCAAAGCCGTACAATGTGATTGATTCGCTGTTGCAATAAGGACTGATCCAAAAAACCAGACTCTTGATTGTGGCTAATGAGTGCATCACGCCAATTGAGAACTTCATCCTCGCTCAATGCCCAAGCACCATCCAGATCGGTGATATTCCATAGCCAATACGGCGATAATAATCCATGCGTCTGCAAAAGTTCGGGCGTCACGAAGAGGCCAAGGTGCTGCAACTGATCTTGCCAAATTTTGCGCACATGCTGATTGGCGTGTTCACGCTGAATGCCACTGCTGCGCTGATGCTGGTGCTGGCGATAACGCACGAGCGGAACGCCTAAATTGGCGAGTTGCCCATATTGGCCTAGCCGAGTCAGAAAATCCCAATCCTGCGCCATATCCATTTTGGGTGTGAATAACACGCCGCTGGCTTGCCACAATTGGCGATTGATCATTAGCGCGGGCATGGCCATGGCGCAATAAAACAAGTTGTCGACGCTGATTTCGGCATGGATCAACGGGAAAAGCCGTACTGACACGAGTGGATTACTATCGTTAAATACATGCATATCACCCGCCACCGCGATGACCGTTGGATGCTGAATGAGGAATTGCGCAGACTGCACAAATCGTTGCGGCAGGCTGATGTCGTCGGCATCGTGAAATGCAATCCAATCGCCTGTTGCCGCAGCTAAGCCTGCATTTCTTGCGCACGACACGCCTTGGTTTTCTGGTAGCTCAATGAGCTGGGTTGCGCCTCGCGTAAAATTAGCGCTAAACGCTGCGATTTCATCCTGCCCAGAATAACGGCCACCATCATTGATCAGGATAACTTCAATCTGCGTAAAGCCGGTGTGGTCGGCAGTGCGTAGTCCATCGAGCATGGCCGTGAAGTGTGCTGGATGAGGATTGAAAAAAGGAATGATGATGCTGAGCTTCATGAGTTCGCAGTGCCTGAGTAGATAGCCAGAGTGTTGAGTTTACCTGCCTAGCTTGGCTTTGCATGCAATTGATGCCTGTGCCGTGGCAAATTGCAGTCGAGTTGTCACGATTGTTTCATCGATTCTGCATGAATTTGCAACGCCTTCAGCGTATGCTGAGCACTGATATTAAGTGAAGGTCTTCCCCTCGCGCTTTGGGTTTTGTCTATACCGTTATTGAGGTCGTTTCATTATGCAATTACAGGGCCACTCCACTTTATATAAAGATCAGCATGCAGGGCATTTGCTGGTGCAGGTGCATTCTGTTGAGCATATCGGGCATATTAAAGAGATGGCCATGCAGGCGCGCGAGGATAAAAAGTACGCGAAAGCGTGGATGTGGCATTGTCTGATTATGATGTTTGGCTTTGGGGTTCGTGCCGAACGGCCAGATGTACAAGCAGGTCATGAGCATTTAAGGGAGGCGATACGGCGCTACGATCTGGCATTTAAACTCTCGATGAATGAAGAGCAGCAAGCTCGGGAAGTGGCACAATACTTGTTTGATGCTATGGGTGCCAAAACTCGCCGCAAGATTGCTCGGCATAACTATCACAGGATGATTCAATAACATCGCAGTTGTGCCAGATGTATTGGCAAAGCAAGCGATCTATTTCCGGCATCTTAGCTTCTCCTTCATAGAATAATGGCAATTCATCGCGCATATTCACTTCACCTTGAGTATTTCATGAGCAAAAGAGCGCTGATTATTAGCGGTGGCGCACCGAATGCCACTTTGGTTGCGGGTGCACTAGAAGCCTTTGCCGAGTTGGGTCTTGAGTTCGATATTATTTCAATGGCAGGCGCAGGGGCATTGTTGGGGTTGATGTATAGCGCGCCCAAAAATGGCGATGTGATTGGCACTTTACGAGGTATGCAGCAAATGGGGATTGCTGATTTTTTGTACCGCGCTTTTCCCGTCAACTTTAAAGTATTCAATAAGCCAGGTCCGATGGCAGAGTTTTATCGCAATTTGTTATCGAGCAATCCGATGGTACAGGCTTTGCAAAATTGGCCTGTTCACGATGCGTTTTCACAAACACTGAAAGACAGTAGTGAGTTGCTACTCGCCAGTGCGTGCCCGAGCGATCTTTCGCAGCAATCTTTGGGCTTGTGCGCGCATATTCCGTTTGCTGAAAAATTAATCGACTTTGCCGCGCTGCCTGCGTGCAAGGCTGATTTATGGATTAATGCGTATAACTTGAGCCAGCGGCAGATGGTGAATTGGTCGGGCGAGCAAATCGACAATCAAAAACTGCAAGCGGCTTTGTCTTTCCCTTATCTGTATCCGCCGACCCAAATCGATGACGATTACTATATCGAAGGTGCCGCGATTGATTGCTTGAATTTTAAAGCCTTGATCGATCATTACGATGGCGATTTGGCCGAAATCGTGATTTTTGACTTACTCGGTGCCGATAAATTATTGCGCCCACCACGTGATTTGTACGATGCGTGGGTGATGTCCATCATGACGCCCTTAGTGGAAATTGCGCGCGATGATGTGAAATTGTTTGAGGCTTTGCATAATGCCGAAGGGCGAATCAAGCTGCACAAGGTGCCACTGCTGGAAGCGATTCCCGCTGAGGATCTGCCCGATGTCTTTGATTGGTCACGCAGTAATCTGAGTAAGCTCTATCAATTAGGTTATCAAACAGGCAAGGCCTACGCGCAACAGCATTTATTGTGATGTATTGGCCTGTAGTCTTTTTATTTAAATGCATATAGGCCGATACTTAATAAAAATAACGATTAAGAATGGATTCTGGCTGGAATGCAAAAAGCCCAACTTTTCAGCTGGGCTTTTTACTTGGTATTGGGTGTGGGTCGTGCGGGATTCGAACCTGCGACAAACGGATTAAAAGTCCGCTGCTCTACCAACTGAGCTAACGACCCAACGAGTGGGGTACTACTTATTACTGGTGGGCTGTGGCGGGTTCGAACCGCCGACCTACGGATTAAGAGTCCGCTGCTCTACCAGCTGAGCTAACAGCCCGTTTTGATTGGGTGGTGGGTCGTGCGGGATTCGAAC contains these protein-coding regions:
- a CDS encoding glycosyltransferase family 2 protein; amino-acid sequence: MKLSIIIPFFNPHPAHFTAMLDGLRTADHTGFTQIEVILINDGGRYSGQDEIAAFSANFTRGATQLIELPENQGVSCARNAGLAAATGDWIAFHDADDISLPQRFVQSAQFLIQHPTVIAVAGDMHVFNDSNPLVSVRLFPLIHAEISVDNLFYCAMAMPALMINRQLWQASGVLFTPKMDMAQDWDFLTRLGQYGQLANLGVPLVRYRQHQHQRSSGIQREHANQHVRKIWQDQLQHLGLFVTPELLQTHGLLSPYWLWNITDLDGAWALSEDEVLNWRDALISHNQESGFLDQSLLQQRINHIVRLWQAWQASEKQAIQVHQLF
- a CDS encoding GspH/FimT family pseudopilin, which gives rise to MLFRPSSHLSRGFTLIEAMIVVVILGILLAIALPSFTQMIAKKNTISAAEAVLSAINLARSEAIRSNRNSYMVVDSGTAWCVGVGRTKGTPSSPCSCQPGATTVCDLANYTVADGKRTTLANTGFDAIQFDTVRGFPLSKTSTVLTSNQVITLTSQNNSQMAITVTLNPVGRVKSCGKTAMAGFPACP
- a CDS encoding type IV pilus modification PilV family protein, encoding MSNKPSYRSQIGVGLIEVLISLLILAGGFLALTRFQAQLTQNQAIAMQRAEATLIADQFMSQLVGVLNGKVSVPTSSTTGRVNGINATYEIHWLTVTKSSASPSTFNNNTNCASSCDVLRVDVVVYWNDAAGGRNNVSLSRLLSMR
- a CDS encoding prepilin-type N-terminal cleavage/methylation domain-containing protein, translated to MPIVHSMRRARGFNLIELMVAMTIGIFLLLGASTFFVNMLKSTGDNLTRNKLDAELRLALQFISNDVKRAGYYQGKPSLDTADLAALTAASITGNGINVVNASVNPDTFLRMYRPSVTPAGSCLLYGYNRNGNLIGGNRVDQYDDGELTGIRLSNGVLQVRTSCAACAYTSCSAGTWSDLTDSALIEITALSFSNGDVVCNGSTPPAAQCPWPSGSPLLSLNVTISGRLKTKPTEVRQLFTQVWLENQVIAFP
- a CDS encoding pilus assembly PilX N-terminal domain-containing protein; the encoded protein is MMRKAEQGMATLFTSIMILVLLTGILGYLNRGLFIEQKSISNQTWNLQAKQAAEAGIGYFIANIQRDKTVYLDSSNVMLAAQQSAIDGKGNLVFAENKVIGSLTALGRASAFYFQVRQIDSKTLRIASTGFADCSSPSGTFANWSNTCSARVVITQDLNLAAVGLENSLTVKGRVDVWGAVDVSMRSDAPLKGVTLNTGGTATGAPAQFRNEKQGWADDSKKSDSTLASTSNGDLFYSVFGQQPSQYLDTSKFTRYQTSGGQTTAAYDNSTYRRLSVAEFNAECQNKNSELRRPYRPKSYTPTYVAGPDASFSKTPRGAVYWIDPSLDVGSGGQINLMAGQNCVAGYSQTLTADNGTDALPGSPGTPVPALSSSDFIPLAAGDPAIGNATLAAGYSYNRGVTLIFGGNVILPSKSRLLTYGATYVRGNLNFTGAMQINGAGIVEGDLIGNGSFATKTELRHLQGLNILSNFSVSRQAGRWRDYVQ
- a CDS encoding patatin-like phospholipase family protein; translation: MSKRALIISGGAPNATLVAGALEAFAELGLEFDIISMAGAGALLGLMYSAPKNGDVIGTLRGMQQMGIADFLYRAFPVNFKVFNKPGPMAEFYRNLLSSNPMVQALQNWPVHDAFSQTLKDSSELLLASACPSDLSQQSLGLCAHIPFAEKLIDFAALPACKADLWINAYNLSQRQMVNWSGEQIDNQKLQAALSFPYLYPPTQIDDDYYIEGAAIDCLNFKALIDHYDGDLAEIVIFDLLGADKLLRPPRDLYDAWVMSIMTPLVEIARDDVKLFEALHNAEGRIKLHKVPLLEAIPAEDLPDVFDWSRSNLSKLYQLGYQTGKAYAQQHLL